A genomic segment from Polyangium mundeleinium encodes:
- a CDS encoding extracellular solute-binding protein, with protein sequence MRRCSSDRLDVQQWAAPARLAAPFARAPRSSSARPRRTLVALLSVLAIALCSLISPAVHAQGSPSPSPEGRVRVSYWEKWTGMEKEAMESVIQDFHRSQSRIWVDYQSVSQYQHKTLIATAGGDPPDIAGLLAADIADFAEKNALVPLDELMRGTHMGRESFLPVYWDMGVYRDHVWAVVSVPNVVSLYWNKDLFAKAGLDPDRPPRTIAELDAMAEKLTVVEGGRIAQLGFMPADTNWWPYGWGFWFGARLWDGGANITIDSPENVRAFSWFQGYGKRHDAGQLQNFTSSFGNFASAQNPFLSGKLAMVLQGIWMGNFIQKFSPEMRWGAAAFPSEKEGGPPVAIADADMLVIPSGAKHPSEAFAFLEYLTQQGPMEKLCLGQRKLSPLRSVSPEFYRAHKNPFIKSLQDLAASPGATPQPRISVWNEYTLEIRNASQRLWLGEATADQALGDVKTVVQKSWDRHRHRQDAAPSRWLSVLPFGLIGLLGVGLVGAARREQRRLAQTSGVEKPVRSNASLRKGLAFFSPWGIGLLVFLAYPVASSIVYSFCDYSVLSPPRWIGLQNFIDLFQDEVFWIALKNTLIYVVIALPLGLTVALFFALLLDAKLRGSSIYRTLIFLPTLVPVVAGATIWIWMLNGEFGVINHFLHEASFGLFPKTSWLAERRFALPSLILVSTWTVGQTVLTLLAAMRDVPRSIYEAADIDGASFWQKIRHVTIPMISPVIYFNAIMGIIGALQVFATPYIMTAGGPARATLFYTQRMHENAFYFLRMGYACAMAWILFLVVLGLTALAHRLGHTRVHYGGA encoded by the coding sequence ATGCGCCGTTGCTCGTCGGATCGTCTCGACGTTCAGCAATGGGCGGCCCCCGCCCGCCTGGCGGCGCCCTTCGCCCGTGCCCCCCGGTCGAGCAGCGCTCGGCCGCGACGTACCCTCGTCGCGCTCCTCTCGGTCCTCGCCATTGCGCTCTGCTCGCTGATCTCCCCCGCCGTACACGCGCAAGGTTCACCCTCGCCGTCGCCCGAGGGGCGCGTGCGGGTGAGCTACTGGGAGAAATGGACCGGCATGGAGAAGGAGGCGATGGAGTCCGTCATTCAGGACTTCCATCGCTCGCAATCCAGGATCTGGGTCGACTACCAGTCGGTCTCCCAGTACCAGCACAAGACGCTGATCGCGACGGCGGGCGGCGACCCGCCGGACATCGCGGGGCTGCTCGCGGCCGACATCGCCGACTTTGCCGAGAAAAACGCGCTCGTCCCGCTCGACGAGCTCATGCGCGGTACACACATGGGCCGCGAGAGCTTCTTGCCGGTGTACTGGGACATGGGCGTTTATCGGGACCACGTATGGGCCGTCGTGTCCGTGCCAAACGTGGTGAGCCTGTACTGGAACAAGGATCTCTTCGCGAAAGCGGGGCTCGATCCGGATCGCCCGCCGCGCACCATCGCCGAGCTCGACGCGATGGCCGAGAAGCTCACGGTCGTCGAGGGCGGCAGGATCGCGCAGCTCGGGTTCATGCCAGCCGATACGAACTGGTGGCCTTATGGCTGGGGCTTCTGGTTCGGCGCGCGGCTATGGGACGGCGGTGCGAACATCACGATCGATTCGCCGGAGAACGTCCGGGCATTTTCCTGGTTCCAGGGCTACGGAAAGCGCCACGACGCCGGTCAGCTCCAGAATTTCACGAGCTCGTTTGGCAACTTCGCCTCGGCGCAGAATCCGTTCTTGAGCGGCAAGCTCGCCATGGTGCTCCAGGGGATCTGGATGGGGAACTTCATCCAGAAGTTCAGCCCCGAGATGCGCTGGGGCGCCGCGGCGTTCCCCTCCGAAAAGGAGGGAGGGCCGCCGGTCGCCATCGCCGACGCCGACATGCTGGTGATCCCGAGCGGCGCCAAACACCCGAGCGAGGCCTTCGCGTTCCTCGAATACCTCACGCAGCAAGGTCCCATGGAAAAGCTCTGCCTGGGACAGCGGAAGCTCTCGCCGCTCCGCAGCGTGAGCCCGGAGTTTTACCGCGCGCACAAGAACCCCTTCATCAAGAGCCTCCAGGATCTCGCCGCGAGCCCAGGGGCGACGCCGCAGCCGCGGATCAGCGTCTGGAACGAGTACACCCTCGAGATTCGGAATGCGTCGCAGCGGTTGTGGCTCGGGGAGGCGACGGCCGACCAGGCGCTCGGCGACGTCAAGACGGTCGTCCAGAAATCGTGGGACCGCCATCGACATCGGCAGGACGCCGCGCCGTCGCGCTGGCTCTCCGTTCTCCCGTTCGGCCTGATCGGGCTCCTTGGCGTGGGGCTCGTCGGGGCCGCTCGGCGCGAGCAGAGGCGGCTCGCCCAAACGAGCGGCGTCGAGAAGCCGGTGCGCTCGAATGCCTCATTGCGAAAGGGGCTCGCGTTCTTCTCCCCCTGGGGCATCGGGCTCCTCGTGTTTCTCGCCTATCCGGTGGCGTCCTCGATCGTCTATAGCTTCTGTGATTATTCCGTCCTGTCGCCGCCGCGGTGGATCGGGCTTCAGAACTTCATTGATTTGTTCCAGGACGAGGTATTCTGGATCGCGCTGAAGAACACGCTGATCTACGTGGTCATCGCGCTCCCGCTCGGGCTCACCGTGGCGCTCTTCTTCGCGCTCCTGCTCGACGCCAAGCTGCGCGGATCGAGCATCTACCGCACGCTCATCTTTTTGCCCACGCTCGTCCCGGTGGTCGCGGGGGCGACCATCTGGATCTGGATGCTGAACGGCGAGTTTGGCGTCATCAACCATTTCTTGCACGAGGCGAGCTTCGGGCTCTTCCCGAAGACCTCCTGGCTCGCCGAGCGGCGCTTCGCGTTGCCGTCGTTGATCCTGGTGAGCACGTGGACCGTCGGACAAACCGTCTTGACGTTGCTCGCCGCGATGCGGGACGTGCCGAGATCGATCTACGAAGCCGCCGACATCGACGGCGCGAGCTTCTGGCAGAAGATCCGGCACGTCACGATCCCCATGATCTCGCCGGTCATTTACTTCAACGCGATCATGGGCATCATCGGCGCCCTCCAGGTGTTCGCGACGCCCTACATCATGACGGCGGGCGGCCCCGCGCGGGCGACGCTGTTTTATACGCAGCGCATGCACGAGAACGCATTTTATTTCCTGCGCATGGGCTACGCCTGCGCCATGGCGTGGATCCTGTTTCTGGTCGTGCTCGGACTGACCGCGCTGGCGCACCGGCTCGGGCATACCCGCGTCCACTACGGAGGGGCGTGA
- a CDS encoding carbohydrate ABC transporter permease, with translation MAAADSPFSSTFRQRPWSRAVVHVLLIVGSLVFVFPVLWMLSTSLKPIEQTLTPDPVWLPRPIEWRNYAATIEYIPFLRYAFNTVFVCTLATIGTTLSSALVAFSFTRLEWPGRNLLFGLTLATMMVPFPVVMVPLYSVYRTLGWIGTLKPLWVPTFFGSAFSIFLLRQFFMRIPKSLPEAMTLDGASEFRIFWQMYLPLSKAPLVVVAFFQLMYSWNDLLGPLLFLTDQSTYTLTLGLQAYQSQEGGTQWHFLMAASVMTTLPIVVLFFIVQRALFQGMSSTQSFEG, from the coding sequence ATGGCCGCCGCAGATTCCCCCTTCAGCAGCACGTTTCGCCAGCGACCGTGGTCGAGGGCCGTCGTTCATGTCCTGCTCATCGTCGGCTCGCTGGTGTTCGTTTTCCCCGTCTTGTGGATGCTGTCCACCTCGCTCAAGCCCATCGAGCAAACGCTGACCCCCGACCCCGTGTGGCTCCCGCGCCCGATCGAGTGGCGGAACTACGCCGCGACCATCGAGTACATCCCGTTCCTCCGCTACGCTTTCAACACGGTGTTCGTCTGCACGCTCGCGACAATCGGGACGACGTTGTCGAGCGCGCTCGTGGCCTTCAGCTTCACGCGCCTCGAATGGCCGGGGCGAAACCTGCTGTTTGGCCTGACCTTGGCGACGATGATGGTGCCCTTCCCTGTCGTCATGGTGCCGCTCTATAGCGTCTACCGAACGCTCGGCTGGATTGGCACGCTGAAGCCGCTCTGGGTGCCCACCTTTTTCGGCAGCGCCTTCAGCATCTTTCTCCTGCGGCAGTTCTTCATGCGAATCCCGAAGAGCCTGCCGGAGGCCATGACCCTCGACGGCGCTTCGGAGTTTCGCATCTTCTGGCAAATGTACCTGCCGCTCTCCAAGGCGCCGCTCGTGGTCGTCGCGTTTTTTCAGCTCATGTACTCGTGGAATGACCTCCTGGGCCCCCTCCTGTTCCTCACCGACCAGAGCACATACACGCTGACGTTGGGACTTCAGGCGTACCAGAGCCAGGAAGGCGGAACCCAGTGGCACTTCTTGATGGCCGCCTCGGTCATGACCACGCTGCCGATCGTCGTCCTCTTCTTCATCGTTCAGCGGGCCCTTTTTCAAGGCATGAGCTCGACGCAGAGCTTCGAAGGTTGA
- a CDS encoding GntR family transcriptional regulator, with protein sequence MPSRKVEAIARLLKEQILAGRYAPGSRLPTYDALMEQFGVTRPTVVRVLDTLREEGLLTVKGQRKVFVTQRFPHHDRYVWVTSEQPGSNEWSLFLSITHEVIERGETGIAGQVSALVGVDGRANNPEYRQLCDVEARGSAAGLLLVNSAMLYLLPVLQKPGLPRVAIGAPLPHASLVTLDFAGLIERASARLLEKGLRIAVMSPHAPKLAAAQECLEGFGLKPDRLLTVHAAPIGCERLTELMFERRNRPDAIFVMDDNLIPPLLAGLQRAKLKAGEDVYVLAHCNWPRPLGLSEGVEHIGFDVREVLCAGKDLIDAHREGAPCPSRLIPARFLGELTRPLPTATAASVEEETVHP encoded by the coding sequence ATGCCATCGCGAAAAGTCGAAGCCATCGCTCGACTGCTCAAAGAGCAGATCTTGGCAGGGCGCTACGCGCCTGGCTCGCGGCTGCCGACGTACGACGCGTTGATGGAGCAGTTTGGCGTCACGCGACCGACCGTCGTGCGCGTGCTCGACACGCTCCGGGAGGAAGGTCTCCTCACGGTCAAGGGCCAGCGCAAGGTCTTCGTGACGCAGCGATTCCCGCATCACGACCGTTATGTGTGGGTCACGAGCGAACAGCCGGGCTCGAACGAGTGGTCGCTGTTTTTATCCATCACCCACGAGGTCATCGAGCGGGGCGAGACCGGGATTGCCGGCCAGGTGAGCGCGCTCGTGGGCGTGGACGGCCGCGCCAACAACCCCGAGTACCGGCAGCTCTGCGACGTGGAGGCGCGTGGATCGGCGGCGGGGCTATTGCTCGTCAACTCCGCGATGCTCTATCTGCTCCCCGTGCTGCAGAAGCCCGGGCTGCCGCGCGTCGCGATCGGAGCGCCGTTGCCTCACGCGAGCCTGGTCACGCTCGACTTTGCGGGGCTGATCGAGCGGGCCTCGGCGCGCTTGCTCGAAAAAGGGCTGCGCATTGCCGTGATGTCGCCGCACGCGCCGAAGCTCGCCGCGGCCCAGGAGTGCCTCGAAGGGTTTGGCCTGAAGCCCGACCGGTTGCTCACGGTGCACGCCGCGCCGATTGGGTGCGAGCGGTTGACCGAGCTGATGTTCGAACGCAGGAACCGCCCGGACGCGATCTTCGTCATGGACGACAACCTGATCCCGCCGCTGCTCGCGGGGCTCCAGCGCGCGAAGTTGAAGGCGGGCGAAGACGTCTACGTGCTCGCCCATTGCAACTGGCCGCGGCCGCTCGGTTTGTCGGAGGGCGTGGAGCACATCGGCTTCGATGTGAGGGAGGTTCTTTGCGCGGGCAAAGACCTCATCGACGCGCACCGCGAGGGAGCGCCGTGTCCCTCGCGCCTCATTCCAGCTCGTTTTCTTGGAGAGTTGACGCGCCCTCTTCCCACGGCGACAGCCGCGAGCGTGGAAGAGGAAACAGTCCATCCCTGA
- a CDS encoding ABC transporter ATP-binding protein encodes MASVTLKDVVKVYEGGVKVVDGFNLEIADREFVVLVGPSGCGKSTTLRMIAGLEELSSGTIKIGDRVVNDVPPKDRDIAMVFQSYALYPHMTVYENMVFALKLRGLDAAVIREKALRAAKILGIEGLLDRKPKALSGGQRQRVAVGRAIVREPKCFLFDEPLSNLDAKLRVQMRAEIKQLHMSLHATTVYVTHDQEEAMTLGDRVVVMKDGVIQQCDGALEIYHNPANRFVAGFLGSPPMNFFEGQLVREGDRLLFDEGTAKVPVPAWASAELAPRAGAAVVMGVRPEAMSDQASARFATAENAIPMRVTLIQPLGDKMDVVLATARHPHAVAHVDAHAGIRVGETLPLFIDTERVHFFAPGAVGERIATRRR; translated from the coding sequence ATGGCCAGCGTGACGCTGAAGGACGTCGTGAAGGTCTACGAGGGCGGCGTCAAGGTCGTCGATGGCTTCAACCTCGAGATTGCCGATCGAGAGTTTGTCGTGCTGGTGGGGCCCTCCGGCTGCGGAAAGTCGACCACGCTCCGGATGATTGCCGGGCTCGAAGAGCTCAGCTCCGGCACCATCAAAATTGGCGACCGTGTCGTGAACGACGTGCCCCCAAAGGATCGCGACATCGCGATGGTGTTCCAGAGCTACGCGCTCTACCCGCACATGACGGTCTACGAGAACATGGTCTTCGCGCTCAAGCTGCGCGGGCTCGACGCGGCCGTGATTCGCGAGAAGGCCCTGCGCGCGGCCAAGATTCTCGGGATCGAAGGCTTGCTCGATCGCAAGCCGAAGGCGCTCTCCGGCGGACAACGGCAGCGGGTCGCGGTGGGACGCGCCATCGTGCGCGAGCCGAAGTGTTTTCTCTTCGACGAGCCGCTCTCCAACCTGGACGCGAAGCTCCGCGTGCAGATGCGCGCGGAGATCAAGCAGCTCCACATGAGCCTCCATGCAACCACCGTCTATGTAACCCACGATCAGGAAGAAGCGATGACGCTCGGAGATCGCGTGGTCGTGATGAAGGACGGGGTGATTCAGCAGTGTGACGGCGCTCTGGAGATCTACCACAACCCGGCCAATCGTTTCGTCGCTGGGTTTCTCGGGAGCCCGCCCATGAACTTTTTCGAAGGGCAGCTCGTGCGGGAGGGGGATCGCTTGCTCTTCGACGAGGGGACGGCGAAGGTTCCGGTGCCGGCGTGGGCGAGCGCCGAACTCGCGCCGCGCGCCGGGGCGGCCGTCGTGATGGGCGTGCGGCCCGAGGCGATGTCGGACCAGGCGAGCGCGCGGTTTGCGACTGCGGAGAATGCGATCCCAATGCGCGTCACGCTGATTCAACCCCTGGGGGACAAGATGGACGTGGTCCTCGCGACCGCGCGTCACCCGCACGCCGTCGCGCACGTCGACGCGCACGCGGGGATTCGTGTCGGCGAGACCTTGCCGCTCTTCATCGACACCGAGCGCGTGCATTTTTTTGCGCCCGGCGCGGTCGGGGAGCGAATCGCGACGCGGCGTCGATAG